A genomic window from Aethina tumida isolate Nest 87 chromosome 4, icAetTumi1.1, whole genome shotgun sequence includes:
- the LOC126265278 gene encoding uncharacterized protein LOC126265278, producing MKCTSVKLHNRKDTINNRNLTRTYSTNNTIEFVTKEYHRFYFDFLRSRHEERFKSPPEIKITNVRLPETLPPLNNGMSLERWAKKTPRLRSSRRDSNREDTTQSCSEEYDISFDVSHLLNDLDKDQINNDDDIDNNSTTYIEYDVHSDIEELINKSRRASEEYEKRKEEKRKRQKTAKSRKDHEDKAKRKVKKKLKKTIKFSLSKPQSPETEQIIRVDITSNMSLEEFQSIQDGKRQPGESSHDGRRGAKMIDDSRSGDLSESLHTDRGLRLNKEDEDFIILCKQLVISRDR from the exons ATGAAATGCACTTCAGTGAAATTGCACAACAGAAAAGACACCATAAATAACAGAAACCTAACCAGGACATACAGCACAAACAATACCATTGAATTTGTGACCAAAGAATATCACAG gttttattttgatttcttgaGGAGCCGTCATGAAGAACGGTTCAAATCACCACCGgagattaaaataactaacgTACGTTTGCCAGAGACTCTTCCACCTTTAAACAATGGCATGTCTCTCGAGAGATGGGCAAAGAAAACACCAAGACTGAGGTCCTCAAGACGAGACAGCAACAGGGAAGATACGACGCAATCGTGTTCAGAAGAGTACGACATTTCTTTTGATGTCAGCCACTTGCTGAACGACTTAGACAAAGACCAAATTAACAATGATGATGACATAGATAATAACAGCACCACATATATAGAATACGACGTCCACTCTGACATCGAAGAACTGATTAACAAGTCTAGGAGAGCCAGTGAAGAGTACGAGAAACGCAAAGAGGAGAAACGAAAAAGACAAAAGACCGCCAAAAGTAGAAAAGACCACGAAGACAAGGCTAAACGAAAG GTGAAGAAAAAGCTGAAGAAGACTATAAAATTCTCCCTCTCCAAGCCCCAAAGTCCCGAAACGGAACAGATTATTCGTGTGGACATCACATCCAATATGTCGCTGGAAGAGTTCCAGAGCATCCAAGACGGCAAGAGGCAACCGGGCGAAAGCAGCCACGATGGGAGACGAGGCGCAAAAATGATTGATGACTCCAGAAGTGGCGACTTAAGTGAAAGTTTGCATACTGATAGAGGCCTCAGATTGAATAAGGAGGATGAggactttattatattatgcaaGCAATTGGTTATTTCCAGGGACCGATGA